A single window of Gossypium hirsutum isolate 1008001.06 chromosome A10, Gossypium_hirsutum_v2.1, whole genome shotgun sequence DNA harbors:
- the LOC107895707 gene encoding protein LAZY 1 — protein sequence MKFLGWTWHKLQQSNIEPFKDFRIGNYCTCLSAYSSFNEQDSHPKSTSSCGYGSRYTTQRKQESENSTDFKAGEVDNFGDETSTDFLTIGTLASEWAIGEPVTPRFTMFLENITEGKTEVTENDFKVINDELEKFLGPEAEEHGSHESSGRNSLVSTIALNGEPTQEVSAEEYGKAIVCPLQGYLFGSSIELPETRFQVKKEKATLAELFYGTKIADESTMEKCGKEEMQTKQTSKPLKHFIKKILKMLHASSRSSISFTKETNPVSTKKKLQKVTRLFHRKIHPESSIAERESKVQHKNEMNNTPYNDGDSTDGEQMHQVEVKNWFSQGSTSRAGTQNYKSSVMPQPQYGVTGCTAASSNGAHWIKTEADSI from the exons ATGAAG TTTCTAGGATGGACGTGGCATAAGTTACAGCAAAGTAATATTGAGCCTTTCAAGGATTTCAGAATTG GGAACTACTGCACCTGTCTTTCAGCTTATTCATCCTTCAATGAGCAAGACTCGCATCCTAAGTCAACTTCCAGCTGTGGATATGGATCAAGATACACAACCCAGCGCAAACAGGAAAGTGAAAACTCCACAGATTTCAAAGCTGGTGAAGTAGACAACTTTGGAGATGAAACATCCACTGACTTTCTGACCATTGGAACTCTGGCATCTGAGTGGGCTATTGGCGAGCCTGTAACACCAAGATTCACCATGTTTTTGGAAAACATAACCGAGGGAAAAACAGAGGTGACAGAAAATGATTTTAAGGTCATCAATGATGAACTGGAGAAGTTCCTTGGGCCTGAAGCTGAAGAACATGGGTCTCATGAATCATCAGGAAGGAACAGTCTGGTTAGCACAATTGCACTTAATGGTGAGCCAACACAAGAAGTGAGTGCTGAAGAATATGGGAAGGCAATTGTTTGTCCACTTCAAGGATATCTGTTTGGGTCTTCGATAGAACTCCCAGAAACAAGATTTCAGgtaaagaaagaaaaggcaaCACTTGCAGAACTGTTCTACGGTACAAAAATTGCAGATGAGAGTACTATGGAAAAATGTGGGAAAGAAGAAATGCAGACCAAACAAACAAGTAAACCTCTCAAACATTTCATCAAGAAGATTCTGAAAATGCTTCATGCTTCTTCAAGGAGTTCTATCTCTTTCACCAAAGAAACTAATCCTGTTTCAACCAAGAAAAAACTCCAAAAG GTCACTAGACTGTTTCACAGAAAAATCCATCCTGAAAGCTCTATAGCTGAAAGAGAATCAAAAGTCCAGCACAAGAATGAGATGAATAATACTCCTTACAATGATGGTGATAGTACTGATGGAGAGCAGATGCACCAAGTTGAAGTCAAGAACTGGTTTTCTCAGGGATCAACGTCCAGGGCAGGAACACAAAATTACAAGTCCTCGGTAATGCCTCAGCCTCAATATGGAGTTACTGGTTGTACTGCTGCAAGTTCAAATGGGGCGCACTGGATTAAAACAGAAGCAGACT CTATCTAG